The nucleotide sequence AATGACCACGTAATCTATCGTGAGCTCCGTACAAGACCAGGTCAAAAATACAATAAGAGTGATATTATTAGAACCATTCGCGAACTACAACAGTTGGGATACTTTGATGCGGAACAAATTAAACCGGATATCCTTAATCCGAACCCTAATGAAGGTACGGTTGATATCAAGTACAACTTGGTAGAGTCGGGATCGAGCCAGATAGAACTGCAAGGTGGTTATGGCGGTGGAGGTTTTATCGGAACTTTAGGACTTTCGTTCAATAATTTTTCTATAAAGAATATTTTAAAGGGCGAGGAGTATAAGCCGGTGCCTATGGGTGACGGTCAGACTTTCGCCATGAGGGTGCAGGCCAGTAGAACCTTTAGGGTTTACAGTCTTAACTTTGCAGAACCTTGGTTGGGTGGAAGAAAGCCCGTTCAATTTAGTTTGAACCTTTCGAGAACACAACAGTTCGGGGTAGATTACAACAACTCTACCAGTAGTAAGATTAAAGTTGATAAAAATCGAGGTTTTTCCATTACGGGTATTTCTGCAGGTTTGGCAAAGCGTGTACAATGGCCCGACGATTTTTTCACCATTTCACATTCCTTGAGCTACCAATTGTACGAGTTTAATAACTATGATATCGGATTGTTCAACTTTGGTAACGGAAAATCAAATTCCTTTGCCTATACCTTGGGGATTTCAAGAAACGCCACTTCTGGTGGACGTATTTACCCAAGGGGTGGGTCTAATTTTGAAATTACCGCCAAGTTTACACCGCCATACTCCCTTTTTAGCAGCAAAGATTACGAGAGCTTACGGGACCGTAGCGAAGAGTTGAGTCTCTTGGAAACTCAGCAAAATGGGTTAAGTGTATCAGATGAGGCGGAATTGGAAGAAATCGACCAAGAACGCTTTAGGTGGTTGGAATACTATAAGGTAAAGTTTAAAGGAGATTGGTATACGACCTTGGTTGATAAATTGGTATTGCGTACCAATGCGGAATTCGGTTTCTTGGGGAACTATAACAACGATGTGGGCGATGTGCCTTTTGAGCGTTTTTTCGTCGGTGGTGACGGTCTAGGGAACTTTACTTTGGATGGTCGTGACGTGGTGCAGTTGAGAGGTTACGAAAACCAATCGTTGACCCCTATCGACCCCGTAACAAGTCAGCAAGAAGGTGGTTTGGTCTACAATAAGTTTTCGATGGAACTACGCTATCCATTAACCTTAAAACCTTCAGCTTCCATTTATATGCTTGCATTTATGGAAGGAGGTAACGCCTTCAACAATTTTCAGGAATTTAATCCGTTTCAAATAAAACGATCGGCCGGAGTGGGGCTGCGCATATTTATGCCGGCATTCGGGTTATTGGGTATTGATTTTGGTTATGGGTTTGACGAAGATAATAGACCTCAGTCTATCGGAAACGGACCTAGCGGACTTCAAACACACTTCATTATCGGCCAACAGTTTTAATTTAAGGAATCGTTCAATATGCTAAAACGCTCATTTTAAAAGTTTTAGTAATTTTGGCACGATATTTTCTATTGGATAAAACGATAAAGTAATGAAAACAAAATCAAACGTTCTTTTTGTACTGGTACTGACCTTGTGTTCGGTATATACATTTGCTCAACGTGGCGTACGTATCGCTTACGTAGATATGGAATATATCTTGGAGAACGTAGAAGAGTATAGGGATGCCAACAAACAATTGGCGGACAAGGTGCAGAAATGGAAAATCGATATTGAGCAGAAGCAGAGCGAGGTTGAGCAGATGAAGAAAGATTTGATGGCCGAACGTGTGCTCTTGACCGATGAGCTGATTGCCGAAAGGGAAGAAGAGATCCAGATTCTGGAAAAGGAAATGGTAGAATACCAACAGGATCGTTTCGGTCCGCAAGGTGACTTGGTGTTACAGAAACGACGCTTAATCCAACCGATTCAAGATCAAGTGTTCAACGAGGTTCAAAAAATTGGGGCCAATAAGAAATACGACTTTATTTTCGATAAATCGGCCGATGTGGTTATGTTGTATTCCGAAAAAAGGCACGATATTAGCGACTTGGTGCTCAGGGGTATTTCCAGAACACGAAAGATCAGTAAGCCCAAGAAGGATAGCAGGAGTAAGTTTGAAGATGGGGAAGAGGCCGAAGAGGAAATGAGCGAAGCCCTCAAGGAAAGGAAAGAGAACGCAGAAAAGGCACAGGAAGCCAGAGAGAAGAGTGTAGAGGAGAAACGGGCCGAGCAGTTAAAACTAAGGGAAGAACGCAAAAAGGCGTACGAAGCCCGAAGAAAGAAACTCTTGGAGGAACGTGAGGCCAAACGCAAAGAGAAGCTCGAAGAACGCAAAGAAGGCGGGCAAGATGAGGAGGAAACCGAAGAGTAAGAAGGTTTAATTAACAAAGTGCCGCAATCATCTGCTAAATAGACATAATTTTAATACATTGCGGCGATTTGTATACCAAATGTCGAACATTGAAAAATACATTAACCTGAAATTAACACTCAATTTTATTAACTAGAATTATCATGAAACACTTAAAGAAAATAGCAGTAGCCTTAGTATTGTTCGTAGCCGCTACAGGTTTTGTTAACGCACAGAGCAAAGTAGCACATATTGATGTTACCCAATTATTAAGTGCAATGCCGGAGATGAAAGCTGCTGAAGCGGAGCTTAAAAAATTGTCTGAAACGTATAATGCCGATATTGAAAGTTCTATGACCGAGTTTCAGAACAAGGCTACCTTGTACCAAAACGAAGCTCCTTCCAAATCAAAAGAAGAGAACGAAAAAAGAGCGATAGAGCTTCAAGGTGTTCAAAAGAATATTGGTGAAGCACAACAAGCTGCACAACGTGAATTGCAGAAAAAACAACAGGAGCTTTTTGCACCTATATCCGACAAAGCCAAAGCGGCCATAGAAAAAGTAGCGGCCGCCCAAGGTTTTGACTACGTGATCGATGCCCAGCCAGGTGGTGGTCTTATCGTAGCAAAAGGTAAGGATCTATTGCCAGACGTAAAGAAAGAGTTAGGTATTTAATCGACTTCAGATTAGATCATAAAAAAAGCCCGCTATTGCAGCGGGCTTTTTTTATGATCTGAAGTGGCGGTAAACTTGCACTTTGTTTTAATTAAAGGGTTGAGAAATAGAGATATCGTGGAAGTGCTTATAAAAAAAACACACTCCTTTACGCTGCAATTTGGTCAATTAAAAAAATCATTGGTTAAACCTAAATAGGGTTGTAATGGTTTTTATCTGGTTATTCAATATTATAATTTGATTCAGTAGGCAAGGTTCAAACGCAAGGTCAAAAACTTTCAAAAAACTTAATTGGAAGATAAAGTTAGTGTGTTGAATAAAACGGATGGCTAGAATTAAATATGATAATATTCTGTATAAGTGTTGATGAGTAGGAATACGCCATTAGGTGTAGAAAGGTTTTTACTGTCATGTTTTTCGTTGTTTGTAAAAGGAAAAAGGGAAACAATGGTTTTTACATACGAATTTCTCTGGTAAATAGATTGTACGGGAGTGTTTGGCTCAGTAACTCGTCACCGTAAATAACGTTCGTAACATTGTTTTTAAAACTTAGCTTCTTCTCAGGGATATCGAACGGTTTTGATTATAGGTGGGAAAGATTTGTTGAGGGTATTAGGGTTTGTTATATCCCATATGACAGAGGTGAAGCAATTTTATTGTAATTGATTTTGGTTGTAAGGTTCGGTGAATAAGAATGTCGTCGGAATATGAGGGTATATCCTATCTCGCAATGAGAACAGATACTTACTCTATACAGAAAGGAGGTGTAATGTTCCGAATGTATAGTTATTGCAAGTGTTCTCGAGCACTCAAAAGCAGGTCGCTCTTACATCATGTGAAGAATAGGAAGATTGTTGTTTCAACGAATAAAAGCAAGTATTGAACAAAAAGATGGGGGGGAGCGTAGCGGAAAATTTGACACTTATTAAAGCGCGATTGCTAAAAGGTCATTGTCATGATTAACAACTATTTCGATATGAAGAAAAGAGACTATCTCATAAAGTGTGTAAAAATAGAAATGATTCGAATGATTATCTATAAACACAAGGGGTCGTACTTCTCAGGCATTAATATACTACGCGCTGGACGAAGTGCAGTAACACGGGAATATAAAAAGTTGAAGAATAATACTATTCTTCAACTTTAATAAAGTTGATTTTATAATTTAACAATCTATATTGATTATTTTTTATGATTTAACATTAGTTAAGGACTATCTCATAAAGTGTGTAAATAAAAAAATAGCGGGGGCATGCCCCCGCTATTTTTTTAACTTTAAATTTTTACACCATTATGAAGAAAGAGGAATTATTCAACGACGATTTCCTGAAGCAGTTCAAGACCGGCGACGAGCTCAACGGCTTTCTGAAGGAACTGCAGAAACGCGGCATCGAGAAGATGTTGGAGGGGGAGCTCGACGGCCACCTCGATTACGAAAAGCACCAAAGTTCCAAGGGCAACACTTGTAACGGCCATTCCAGGAAGACGGTACGCACCTCCTTCGGCGAGTCCGAGATCGCCTGCCACGGGATAGGGACGCGTCCTTCAACCCGATGATAGTAGCCAAACGGGGCAATATGGTCGACGGCATCGAAAATGTCATCGTGTCCCTTTATGCCAAGGGCATGAGCAACAGCGATATCGAGGAGCAGATACGGGAGGTCTACGACTTCGATGTTTCCAGATCCACCATATCAAGGATTACCGATAAGGTATCGAACGATATCGTAGCCTGGCAGAACCGCCCCCTGGAACCCGTTTACCTTATCGTCTGGATGGACGGTATCGTTTTCAAGGTCAGGGAAAGTTCCAAGGTAATCAACAAGACGGTCTACGTGGCCGTTGGGCTGCGCAGGGACGGGAAAAAGGAAGTGCTCGGCCTCTGGCTGGGCAAAAACGAATCGTCCTCTTTCTGGATGTCCGTGCTCACCGATATCAAGCCCCGCGGCGCGAAGGACATCCTGATTACCGCCACGGACAACCTGAACGGATTTACCGATACCATCAGAAGCGTATTCCCGGAATCAAAGACCCAGATCTGCGTGGTACACCAAATCCGCAACGCATGCAGGTACGTCGTATGGAAGGACAAGAAGGCGTTCACGGCGGATATGAAACATATCTACAACGCCCCGAACCAAGAGGCCGTAAGGGCTGTCCTGGACGATTTTGCCGGACAATGGGAGGCAAAGTATTCCTATGCCATAAAGAGCTGGAGGGACAACTGGGAGGACCTGACCGTCTTCTTCGAGTTCCCCTTGGAGATACGCAAGATTATCTATACCACCAATCTTATCGAGAACCTGAACGGCAAGATCAGGAAGTACACCAAGAACAAGCTGTCCTTTCCGACCGACGAGGCCGTGATGAAATCCGTATATTTAGCGGTAAGGGAGGCCACGAAAAAGTGGTTTATGCCCATCAGGAACTGGGGCATCATTTTAAATCAGTTCCTTACGATCTATGAAAAAAGGGTCGGACTTTAAATAAAGTCCAACCCCCTGTTATTTTTAACTTACACAGTTTTTGGGATAGTGTCATTAGTTAATAAGTGAGGTGTTTCCTTGTATAACGTCTATTGAGGATATTTTATCATTCCAATTTGATAAATTTAAAAATCCGTGCTTTAGTTTTGTAAGATCCCTGTGCCCAAAATAGTTTGTGTACGGAGCTGGTAAACGATAATTTGTATAGAATTCAATAGATCGTCCATCAAATTCGGGATGTTGATAAAAAATAATTTTTCGTCTCTCAGAATGGTTGGGGTAGGAGTATACGAAAGCTGTATTAATTCTTAACGAACTTATTTTGTTGCCAAATTTGAGGGGATGTAAGTCGCGAAGTTGACTGAAATTTGATATGATTAGTTTTTCCTTTTTGTAGTGTATATCCTCAAAACATAAGACGTTAGCGTTAAAATTGGACACGGTGAAGCTAATAGAAGGCCCGGCCGCTAAAGCGCTTGCTTCATTTTTATTTGTTTTAGATGTTAAGTTGTTTTTTCTTGATGTTATTATTGCTGAATAATCCATATTGTAAAAAGCAAATTTCGATTTTTCATCATCGAAAAGATATATGTCATCACCGTCAATTACGGTTGCCAGATTAGGTTTTTCTTCAAGGTTTTGTAGCTCCATCGGTATTTTTGTAATAGGATGATATTCCCCTTCTCCGTTTTCCTTAAACCCTATTTCGTAGGTGTTATTTTTATAGTAAATTTTTTGAGTGAAGTCTGGTTGGATTTTGAGTGTGCTATCCGAGTAGTTTTCATTGGAGTCTTTACTACAGGAGATTACTAGAAATGCTACTAACAAAGGAATGATTGTAATGCGGTTCATTTTAATAATTTTATAAATTAAACATATGTCGAATATACTACATATATTGTAGTATTAATACTACTTTACGTAATGTATATGTTAAATATATGTTAAATCTTTATTTTTGATTAGTAAATTTATCCTTTATATTTTTCCAACGTAAGTTGCGTATGAACTGACCTTCGGATTTGCTGACCAAGAAAGGGGTATTCTCTTTTTTGGCTTCAAGGTAGCCGTATAGGTTATCGGAAAACGCTTGTGGTTTCCGCTGTTTAAAAGCCATTTTTAACGAGGCTATTACCGTAATTAAAAGGCCATAGCGCATGGTGTACATGGCTTTGCCTTGAAGCAGTTTGGCCTTTTGGTTGTATGCGTTTCCCGTGGGCCTAAGGTGTTTTACCTTTAATATGTCATCCGTATAGATTTCGAAGCCATGGTATTGGGCGAGTAATTCGTCTACCGTATCCCAGCCCATGGCGTTGCGTAATCCATTTATGGTATTGAAACACTTATTGGTGTAGGCTTTGAAGGCCCCGCGAACATGGTTTTTGTCCATGGGGTGGTTTAATTTCCATTCCCCGGTTTCGTCCTGTTCGTAAATAAATCCCCCGGCTATGCCGACCTTGGGTTGCCCCCTGAAAATATATGCGATCTTTTCGAAGTAATTATCGGGTAGAATAAGGTCGGCATCCAGCTTTACGATAAACTCATAATCCTTGTCGAGAAGCTGGAGCCCTTTGTCAAAAGCATTGATCACTTTGCTCCCTGGCATGTGTTCGGTAGAGGATAGGGTGTTTAGCTTTGTAAAAATGGGGCTGAGCGCTCTAAATTGGTCGATAATGGCCTCTGTGTCGTCTGTAGAATTATCGTTCACTACAACCACTCTTTTGGGCTGTAGCGACTGTCTGAGAATAGAGTTTAAGGTATCGGCCAAAAAGCCTTCCTCATTATGTGCGGGAACAATAACATAGTAATGCATGGCCATAGGGTGTTAAAGGTCAAAAGCTATGAAATTGAATTGGATTCTTAGGCTTGATCGATAGGTTTTTTTTCGGCGTATACAATGTAGTACCGAGGGGTAAAACTTCGTAATAAGGGGCGTAAACCTATTTTTTTGACAGGATTCGTCCATTTGGCCCTGTCCTTGATTTCCCAACCGGCCTTTTCCAAGAGCCAATCGAACTGCCAATCTTCAAATTCATGGTAGTGGCGGTCCCATGGGTCGGTCTTGCTCCGATAGGCGGGCGAAAACCAGAGTTTTAAAGGTATGCTGGCCACTAGTTTGTTGGCTTTGATTTCCCTTAAGGTGTTAAAAGGGGCCAAAAGGTGTTCGAATATTTCAAAAGCGGTAACGACCTGGGCCTCGGATGCCTTCACTGACGAAAAATCAAGGTCTAGATCTTCCCCCTTGGTGTTCTCTACGGAATACCCTTGTTCTTTCATGATTTTTGAAAACGGATTCTCAACACCTAGATCCAGTATAGACTCATCGGTCGATACGTGTTTTCTAAGAAATTCTAGAGTGTGTTGAAAACGTTTACTCGGATAGGTATTCTCGTACATTTGAACAGCTTGCAAGGTTGGTTGCCCGTGCATCAACCGGATGTTATACCCTATAGACTATGGCATTGATATTCATGCCTGCACCGACACTTGCAAATATAACAACATCTCCCTTTTGAACCTCTTGATTTTCTATTTTTCCGTTAAGTACCAAATCGAATAGGGTAGGTACTGTAGCTACGGAACTATTGCCTAGTTTTCCAATGCTCATGGGCATGATGTTTTCCGGTACTTCCAAGTCGTAAAGCCCATAGAAACGTTTTACTATGGCTTCGTCCATCTTTTCATTGGCTTGATGGATGAATACTTTTTTGAGGTCGTTTACGCCCAGTCCACTTTTGTCCAAGGCATCCTTCATGGCTTGAGGTACGTGGGTAACGGCAAATTCATAAATTTTACGACCGTACATCTTAATGTACTTGGTGTTGTCTTTTTCCTTTTTGTACGACGTTCCAAAGAAAAGGTAATAGGCCTCGTCCTTGGTGTGGGTGGCGCTTGTGTGGGACAGTATTTCCCCTGCACCTTCTTTTTCTTCGATTATGGCCGCTCCGGCACCATCGGAGTAGATCATGGAATCCCTGTCGTGGGGGTCGGTAATTCGCGATAGGGTTTCCGCGCCAATGACCAAGCATCTTTTGGCGATACCGCTTTTTATAAAGGCATTGGCTTGAATGACGCCTTGGATCCATCCCGGGCAACCGAAAATAAGATCGTAGGCTATGCAGCTTGGGTTTTTAATTTGCAAAAGCTGTTTTACCCTGCTGGCCAAGCTGGGAAGCGTATCTCCTTGTATTTGGCCTGGTGATAGATCCCCGAAATTATGGGCGAAAATAATGTAGTCTATGGTTTCTTTGTCAATTTTGGCGTCTTCTATCGCTTTTTCCGCGGCTAAGACACCTAGGTCCGATGTGTTTAGATTGTTTTCGGCGTATCGGCGTTCACCGATGCCGGTAATACCCTTGAATTTTTTGATAATAACTGCGTTATCATGGGGAAACGGAGATCCGTCCGCATTTAAAAAATCATGACTTTCAAAACTGTCGTTAGCCACGACCAGTGAGGGTATATAGCTTCCTGTTCCTGTAATTGCAATCGACATAGTGTAAATTATTTTAGCACCTCACAAGATACGGTATAATAGATTTACTGCTATGCATGCATAGTAGTTATTACGATGTTCAAGAGGTTTTTGTAGGGGTGAGATTAAAGGAAAAACCCTTTGCAATCAATTTGCAAAGGGTTGTTTGTCAATTATTTGTAGTGATTTATTCAGCTTCGGCGTAGGCTTCTATAGGCGCACACGTACATATTAAATTACGGTCTCCATAGGCATCGTCAACGCGCCTGACCGAAGGCCAAAATTTGTTCTCTTGAATAAATGGAAGCGGAAATGCCGCTTTTTGTCTGCTGTAAGGGAAGTCCCACGTATCGTTCGTAAGCATATCCAAGGTATGGGGCGAATTTTTCAGCACATTGTTAGGTTCGTCTGAAGAAGCTGTATTGATTTCTTCCTTTATCGATAACATGGCTTCGCAAAAACGATCAAGTTCGGCCCGACTTTCGCTTTCGGTCGGTTCGATCATTAAGGTGCCTGCAACGGGAAAAGAAACGGTAGGGGCGTGAAAGCCGTAATCCATTAATCTCTTGGCGATATCGGTAACCTCTATGCCATTCTTTTTAAAGGGGCGGCAATCAATGATCATCTCATGGGCTGCACGTCCGTTTTCGCCTGTATAAAGTACATCATAGGCTCCGCTGAGTTTCTGTTTGATGTAGTTGGCATTTAAAATGGCGATTTCTGTGGAATGTCTAAGTCCGCTTTCCCCGAGCATTTTAATGTAACCATAAGAAATCAGGCATACCAATGAGCTGCCCCAGGGAGCGGCCGATATTGCGGTGATGGCCTTGTCGCCACCGGTTTCCACTACGGGGTTTCCGGGAAGGAAGGGCACCAGCTGTTCGGCTACGCATATTGGGCCTACACCAGGACCGCCACCGCCATGGGGTATGGCAAAGGTCTTGTGAAGGTTCAAATGGCAAACGTCGGCACCGATAATGGCAGGATTGGTAAGTCCGACCTGGGCATTCATGTTGGCGCCGTCCATATAGACCTGACCCCCGTGGTCATGTATGAGTTGGGTAATCTGCTTTATGGAAGATTCAAAAACACCATGGGTAGAGGGGTAGGTAACCATTAAGGCGGCAAGCTGGTCTGCGTGTTTCAAGACCTTGTCCTCTAGGTCGGCTACGTCTATGTTTCCTCGTTCGTCGGTTTTGGTAACGACCACCTTCATACCGGCCATTACGGCGGAAGCCGGGTTGGTACCGTGTGCCGAAGCGGGAATGATGCAGACGTTCCTATGGCCTTCGTTTCGTGATTCGTGATAGGCCCTGATGACCATGAGTCCTGCATATTCGCCCTGTGCGCCGGAATTCGGCTGTAACGAGGTTGCGGCAAATCCAGTAATGGTAGATAGATCTTTGGCCAGTTCTTTTAGTACGTATTGGTAGCCTTTTGCTTGTTCGATAGGTACGAAGGGATGGATGTTGGCCCAACGAGCCATACTCAATGGCAACATTTCTGAGGCTGCATTCAATTTCATGGTGCATGATCCCAAGGAAATCATGGAGTGGTTCAGGGAAAGGTCTTTGCGCTCCAATTTTTTTATGTAGCGCATAAGCTCGGTCTCTGAATGGTATAGATTGAAGACTTCGTTCTGTAAGAAATTCGATTGGCGCTGCACATTCG is from Zobellia galactanivorans and encodes:
- a CDS encoding BamA/OMP85 family outer membrane protein, producing MKGFISFEPLITLLLLLTTVFCSAQELSFEDGKKYILGGLEVTGLQSYNEQTVKTYTGLRVGQPITLPGDEISSVINKLWGLELFKNIDFYITNIEGDKVFLELNIIERPTLSDITINGVKPRKVDDILDDTDLKKGKKITESLIANTKNYLDNKYKKQGYLNAKTSIIVANDTSETNAQKMVINVNKGDKVKIKKIIFEGNEQLSDKKLKGAFKKTKEKRFWRFWKKSKFIEEDYENDLDLLADKYAENGYRDARILSDSVIKVDENNIILKYQIEEGNKYYFGDIDFVGNSVYTDRQLAAVLGIKKGDTYNGVLLRERIADDSKPEPQDVTSLYQNNGYLFSSINPVEVSAENDTINFEIRVIEGKETFLNHVDVVGNDRTNDHVIYRELRTRPGQKYNKSDIIRTIRELQQLGYFDAEQIKPDILNPNPNEGTVDIKYNLVESGSSQIELQGGYGGGGFIGTLGLSFNNFSIKNILKGEEYKPVPMGDGQTFAMRVQASRTFRVYSLNFAEPWLGGRKPVQFSLNLSRTQQFGVDYNNSTSSKIKVDKNRGFSITGISAGLAKRVQWPDDFFTISHSLSYQLYEFNNYDIGLFNFGNGKSNSFAYTLGISRNATSGGRIYPRGGSNFEITAKFTPPYSLFSSKDYESLRDRSEELSLLETQQNGLSVSDEAELEEIDQERFRWLEYYKVKFKGDWYTTLVDKLVLRTNAEFGFLGNYNNDVGDVPFERFFVGGDGLGNFTLDGRDVVQLRGYENQSLTPIDPVTSQQEGGLVYNKFSMELRYPLTLKPSASIYMLAFMEGGNAFNNFQEFNPFQIKRSAGVGLRIFMPAFGLLGIDFGYGFDEDNRPQSIGNGPSGLQTHFIIGQQF
- a CDS encoding OmpH family outer membrane protein, translating into MKTKSNVLFVLVLTLCSVYTFAQRGVRIAYVDMEYILENVEEYRDANKQLADKVQKWKIDIEQKQSEVEQMKKDLMAERVLLTDELIAEREEEIQILEKEMVEYQQDRFGPQGDLVLQKRRLIQPIQDQVFNEVQKIGANKKYDFIFDKSADVVMLYSEKRHDISDLVLRGISRTRKISKPKKDSRSKFEDGEEAEEEMSEALKERKENAEKAQEAREKSVEEKRAEQLKLREERKKAYEARRKKLLEEREAKRKEKLEERKEGGQDEEETEE
- a CDS encoding OmpH family outer membrane protein — encoded protein: MKHLKKIAVALVLFVAATGFVNAQSKVAHIDVTQLLSAMPEMKAAEAELKKLSETYNADIESSMTEFQNKATLYQNEAPSKSKEENEKRAIELQGVQKNIGEAQQAAQRELQKKQQELFAPISDKAKAAIEKVAAAQGFDYVIDAQPGGGLIVAKGKDLLPDVKKELGI
- a CDS encoding glycosyltransferase family 2 protein translates to MHYYVIVPAHNEEGFLADTLNSILRQSLQPKRVVVVNDNSTDDTEAIIDQFRALSPIFTKLNTLSSTEHMPGSKVINAFDKGLQLLDKDYEFIVKLDADLILPDNYFEKIAYIFRGQPKVGIAGGFIYEQDETGEWKLNHPMDKNHVRGAFKAYTNKCFNTINGLRNAMGWDTVDELLAQYHGFEIYTDDILKVKHLRPTGNAYNQKAKLLQGKAMYTMRYGLLITVIASLKMAFKQRKPQAFSDNLYGYLEAKKENTPFLVSKSEGQFIRNLRWKNIKDKFTNQK
- a CDS encoding class I SAM-dependent methyltransferase, with protein sequence MYENTYPSKRFQHTLEFLRKHVSTDESILDLGVENPFSKIMKEQGYSVENTKGEDLDLDFSSVKASEAQVVTAFEIFEHLLAPFNTLREIKANKLVASIPLKLWFSPAYRSKTDPWDRHYHEFEDWQFDWLLEKAGWEIKDRAKWTNPVKKIGLRPLLRSFTPRYYIVYAEKKPIDQA
- a CDS encoding 3-oxoacyl-ACP synthase III family protein, translated to MSIAITGTGSYIPSLVVANDSFESHDFLNADGSPFPHDNAVIIKKFKGITGIGERRYAENNLNTSDLGVLAAEKAIEDAKIDKETIDYIIFAHNFGDLSPGQIQGDTLPSLASRVKQLLQIKNPSCIAYDLIFGCPGWIQGVIQANAFIKSGIAKRCLVIGAETLSRITDPHDRDSMIYSDGAGAAIIEEKEGAGEILSHTSATHTKDEAYYLFFGTSYKKEKDNTKYIKMYGRKIYEFAVTHVPQAMKDALDKSGLGVNDLKKVFIHQANEKMDEAIVKRFYGLYDLEVPENIMPMSIGKLGNSSVATVPTLFDLVLNGKIENQEVQKGDVVIFASVGAGMNINAIVYRV
- the gcvP gene encoding aminomethyl-transferring glycine dehydrogenase; translation: MKTDVFALRHIGIKEEDQEHMLKTVGTETLDQLIYETIPNDIRLKEPLQLKAAMSEHKFLAHIQELSEQNQVFRSYIGLGYHESLTPSVIKRNILENPGWYTAYTPYQAEIAQGRLEALLNFQTVVADLTGMELANASLLDESTAAAEAMTMLYDVRSREQKKNGILKFFVSEEVLPQTLSLLKTRSKPLGIELVIGNHEEFTFGQDFYGALLQYPGKYGQVNDYSDFVSKAQENDIKVAVSADILSLVLLTPPGEFGVDVVVGTTQRFGIPLGYGGPHAAFFATKEAYKRNIPGRIIGITKDTDGNMALRMALQTREQHIKRDKATSNICTAQVLLAVMAGMYAVYHGPEGLKYIARKVHHTAVTLADALEKLGLYQTNLSYFDTITVKTEAKRVRTIAEQNEVNFLYIDDETVSIAVNEATSLQDLNQIVSIFAEALEKKAAPIEELSTKTALPSNVQRQSNFLQNEVFNLYHSETELMRYIKKLERKDLSLNHSMISLGSCTMKLNAASEMLPLSMARWANIHPFVPIEQAKGYQYVLKELAKDLSTITGFAATSLQPNSGAQGEYAGLMVIRAYHESRNEGHRNVCIIPASAHGTNPASAVMAGMKVVVTKTDERGNIDVADLEDKVLKHADQLAALMVTYPSTHGVFESSIKQITQLIHDHGGQVYMDGANMNAQVGLTNPAIIGADVCHLNLHKTFAIPHGGGGPGVGPICVAEQLVPFLPGNPVVETGGDKAITAISAAPWGSSLVCLISYGYIKMLGESGLRHSTEIAILNANYIKQKLSGAYDVLYTGENGRAAHEMIIDCRPFKKNGIEVTDIAKRLMDYGFHAPTVSFPVAGTLMIEPTESESRAELDRFCEAMLSIKEEINTASSDEPNNVLKNSPHTLDMLTNDTWDFPYSRQKAAFPLPFIQENKFWPSVRRVDDAYGDRNLICTCAPIEAYAEAE